A region of Diceros bicornis minor isolate mBicDic1 chromosome 31, mDicBic1.mat.cur, whole genome shotgun sequence DNA encodes the following proteins:
- the LOC131395348 gene encoding LOW QUALITY PROTEIN: olfactory receptor 5G3-like (The sequence of the model RefSeq protein was modified relative to this genomic sequence to represent the inferred CDS: inserted 1 base in 1 codon; substituted 1 base at 1 genomic stop codon), protein MVFTGKKGQRDLRSIPFYKALMRLEDKNQTAVTEFLFLGLTDHLPQQIVLFVMLLLVYLVTLGGNWGMITLIWIDPRLHTLMYFFLNRLSFVDVCSSSSIASKMLHDTFAEKKDISFXGCAAQMWFFDLFVATECFLLASMAYDQYMAICKPLLYTLIMSQRVCVHLVVGSYATALISTMTQTILTFCLPFCGPNLISHFFCDISPLLSLACADTWINKLVLFLLTGAIGVLSGLIIMVSYLCIMVAVLKIQTADGRRRAFSTCSSHLATVSILYGILSFTYVRPGXGSSLDVNKVIFLFYTVIIPMLNPLIYSLKNKEVKDAFRRKFERKNFPKVWYQLS, encoded by the exons ATGGTCTTTACAGGGAAAAAGGGGCAGCGAGACTTGCGAAGTATACCTTTCTATAAAGCTTTGATGAGAT TGGAAGATAAGAATCAGACAGCAGtgactgaatttcttttcttgggcctcacagatcatctccctcagCAGATTGTCCTCTTTGTCATGCTTCTCCTTGTCTATCTTGTCACATTAGGGGGAAACTGGGGGATGATCACTCTCATATGGATTGATCCCAGACTCCACACTCTTATGTACTTTTTCCTTAACCGCTTGTCCTTTGTGGATGTTTGTTCCTCCTCTTCCATTGCCTCCAAGATGCTTCATGATACTTttgcagagaaaaaagacatcTCCT ATGGTTGTGCTGCACAAATGTGGTTCTTTGATCTCTTTGTGGCAACTGAATGTTTCCTTCTGGCTTCCATGGCATATGACCAGTATATGGCCATCTGTAAGCCCTTGTTGTATACACTCATTATGTCCCAGCGGGTCTGTGTGCACCTGGTGGTAGGATCTTATGCCACAGCTCTGATAAGCACAATGACTCAAACAATTCTCACTTTTTGCTTACCTTTCTGTGGTCCAAATCTTATCAGTCACTTTTTCTGTGACATTTCACCACTGCTTTCCCTCGCATGTGCAGACACCTGGATCAATAAGTTAGTGCTTTTCCTCTTGACTGGAGCTATAGGAGTACTCAGTGGCCTGATCATCATGGTCTCCTATCTTTGCATCATGGTGGCCGTCTTGAAGATTCAGACAGCTGATGGAAGGAGGAGAGCTTTCTCCACTTGTTCTTCTCACCTGGCAACTGTGTCCATCCTATATGGGATTCTTTCCTTTACCTATGTTCGGCCTGGCTGAGGTTCCTCCCTAGATGTCAATAAAgtaatatttctgttttatacTGTGATAATCCCAATGTTGAACCCCCTCATCTACAGCTTGAAGAACAAGGAAGTAAAAGATGCATTCAGGAGGAAGTTTGAGAGGAAAAAT